A window of Vigna unguiculata cultivar IT97K-499-35 chromosome 4, ASM411807v1, whole genome shotgun sequence contains these coding sequences:
- the LOC114180355 gene encoding uncharacterized protein LOC114180355 — translation MSVSIFFFTLLPLLFHSSHCTTITVDGSSEWKNPTVHVGDSIIFNHKQHYNIYIFKNQNAFDLCNFTQATLLSNPNTASYTWHPSRPGFFYFSFNDGSLMACQASEKLAIEVTSAVLAATPEGSAMSPSPLFSWHFNTLHEGSPAPSPSSSVATAPLVPYKSGSVPFITSNPAVPLPTDEVDSATLHPLPTSCSHQQQVMIGSFGLVVAVHTITSLLL, via the exons ATGTCtgtttccattttcttcttCACACTTCTACCTTTACTATTCCACTCTTCTCATTGCACCACCATCACAGTTGATGGATCTTCAGAGTGGAAGAACCCCACTGTTCACGTCGGAGATTCCATCA TTTTCAATCACAAGCAACACTACAACATCTACATTTTCAAGAACCAGAATGCCTTTGATCTCTGCAATTTCACACAAGCCACTCTTCTCTCCAATCCCAACACTGCCTCCTACACT TGGCATCCATCACGACCTGGTTTCTTCTACTTTAGCTTCAATGATGGGTCTCTCATGGCATGCCAAGCTTCTGAGAAGCTAGCCATTGAGGTGACCTCAGCGGTTTTAGCAGCCACACCTGAAGGTTCAGCAATGTCACCATCTCCTTTGTTTTCATGGCATTTTAATACTCTGCATGAGGGTTCACCTGCTCCTTCACCTTCATCAAGTGTGGCAACAGCTCCATTGGTACCATATAAAAGTGGCAGCGTGCCCTTCATCACCAGTAACCCTGCAGTGCCTCTTCCCACCGATGAAGTTGACTCTGCTACTTTACACCCTCTTCCCACCTCTTGTAGCCATCAACAACAG GTGATGATTGGATCATTTGGACTTGTAGTAGCTGTGCACACCATTACTTCACTGCTGCTTTAA